The Candidatus Thorarchaeota archaeon DNA segment TTCTTCTTTGTGCCATTGGTATCGGGGTTGTTATTTCATGTCTGTCCAAAGACCAAGCTACAGCGGAATCGATTAACAATCTGGTACTTCTAGTACCGACCATGGTAATCGGAATCCTAGGGTTCACAGGAAGTGTAAATCAGTATGGAGGGCTCTTCGGGCTCTTCGTCTTAGCAATTCCGTTCAGCCATGCAATCATGTTCCTCAACGGTGTGCTCTCGGGAGCCGCCACTCCACTCAGTCTCTTGGGAAATGTGGCATATCTTCTTGCATTCACAATCGTGTTCCTCGTAATTGGAGCCAAACTCTTCGAGAGAGAGGCAATCATAAGCTGATTGGGGGGCTGGCCCATCTCATCAGAATAGTGCTATCTTGTGGGCCACTTCGGTTCGACAGTGATTTCTGCTCGTTCCATCAAATCGACAGCTCTGCGCCTTGCTTTTTGCTTTACAGCTTCTTCATCTAACGTAAGAAGTTCCTTGTCTTGCATCAATATTCGGCCATTGACAAGTACTGTATCAACGTTGGTACCACACCCCGAGTATACCAAGTTCGATACCGGATTCACACTAGGCGTGAGAGAGAGACCATCCATATCAACAAGAATGATGTCCGCCAGCTTGCCTTTCTCAAGTGAGCCAACCTTATCATCGATTCCCATTGCTACTGCTCCGCCGAGAGTTGCCATCTCGATAACATCTTCAGCACTCATAACAAGGGGGTCATCGACGACTGCCTTGTGAACCAAAGCGGCTAAGCGCATCTCTCGAACCATGTCATAGGTATTGTTACTAGGGCCTCCGTCACAGCCTAGAGACACAGGAATACCTCGCTCAAGCATCTCTGGAACCCTTGCAAATCCAGAAGCTAGTTTCGTATTGCTTGCAGGACAGTGTGAGAGGTTGGTCTTGGTCTTGGCGAGTCGATCCAAGTCCTTGTCCGAAAGGTGTACACCATGGGCAAAAACCATGTCTGGGCCAAGCAGGCCTTGTTCTTCAGCAAACTCGGTCAATCCCATGTCGTATTCATTCCGAACATACCTGACATCATCTTCGACTTCTCCGAGATGCATGGTCATACGAGTATCATGCTCATCAGCAAGGCGAGCCACTTCCTTAAACAAACTGGGAGTTACTGCTCCAAGTGATCGCAAGCCATACCACACTTGGATTCTGCCATCCGCTTTACCATGCCAACGAGATAGCATCTCCGCTGTTTCATCTAGGCATTCATCCTTCTCCTCTACCATGCCAGGATACATGATATCGGGGCTATCTGCGTAGCCTGTCGAGTCCATTATGATTTTCGAAAGGGCAGCTCTCATCCCGATTTCTTCAACGGCCTCTGCAATACCATTGAATCCGTATCTCGTGTGAATCATACACTCGAGAAACGAAGTTGTGCCTGTTCTAATCATTTCTGCCATACAAAGTTCTGCAGAAGCACGCCCATCTTCCTCCGTGTAATTCCCCTGCAAGACCCAGACGTACTTCTTCAACCAGTCAACAAGAGATACGTCATCAGCCATACCACGGATCATGGCTTGGGCGAGATGGACATGGGTATCAATGAGACCAGGCATGACTAGCATATTATTAGCGTCTATCGTCAGCTCTGGCTTGTAAACGGAAGAATCCTCTGTTTTCCCAACCCATTTGATTTTGTTCCCTTCAATATACACAGCACCATCAGGAATGATTTCCCTTTTGGGATTCATCGTCAAAACGTATCCATGCCGAATTAGAGTAGATTCTGGATTATTCATTCAGCCACAACCACTTTCAGAAGTGTTTGAGACTATATCAGGTCATAATGATTGTGGTCCAAAGAAGAGTTGAACAAACTAGTGTCTCTGTATTTGACGATTAGTTCGGGACTGCAAATGCGATACTTACCCGCAATCCTTCATCGTGCTTACCTTCAATCCGGTCTTCAACACTCAGGTGAGCGTCATATTTGTCTGCCAATCTATTTACAAGATGTAAACCAACACCACCAAATCGACGCTCTGAGTTGAAAAGTGCCACCTTCTTCTTGTTCTCAAGACCAGGACCATTGTCAGCTATGTGAAGGATGAATCGGCCGTTGGCTCGTTCACAAGACACCCAGATTCTGCTATCCTCACTATTGTTGTGCTTAGCCGCGTTCTCTAAGAGGTTCCACAAAAGATGAACAAGAGCAGTATCTGCCTTCACAATGGCACTATCAGGTAGGTTCTCGGTTTGTACATTCACATCGTACTCTCGAGAAACCAGTTTCATTTCGGATTCTAAAGCATCAATCAAATCAACGGGCTTCAACGGTTCGGCCTTAGCTGCCTCGGCGTTTCTGATTTTGGTTATGAGTTCAAGACATCTACTAGCTCCATCATTCACGTAATTCCTTGCCTTGTTAACGAGTTCAGGAGGGGAATCTGTGCGACATAGATCAGCCCCAGCTAGAATCAGCTGTAGCTGGTTTCCAATATCATGTAAAAGAAGATCAAGCAGGAATCTCACTTCAGCCTCCGCTTCTTTCAAATCAGATATATCGGTGATGATTGCAAAACTGCCTTGGTACTCGTTCTTTTCGTCAAAGAGAGGTGAAGCAGAAACCATTACAGGGATGAGTCTGCCACTCTTATGGACTAGATTAGCTTCATAGTGTTCAGTTTCACCCTTCCTTCGCCCGTTCGCCTTTTTCTTAGCGATGGTCGGTGTCCAGCTGTGAAACAATTCATGGGTTCCGTGGCCTACGATTTCGTCCCATGTCTTGTCTGTCATCCGGAGAAGTTTCTCATTTGCATAAGTTACTATCCCGTTCTCGTTGTCGATACCGAGGCCGTCCTCCATGGTCTCCACGAGAGTTCTGTACTTCCGTTCACTCCGCTCAAGAGCTCGTTTGCTTTCTTTTTCACTTGTAATATCGATTATTTGGGCAACAGTCTTGATGCTACTATCTCTACCTTTCATCGTCGTGCTCGTAATTCTAACATCCCTCGGAGACCCATCACTATGAAGGACCTTGAACTCGTAGGTCTGTGGTACCTTCTCCCCTTGCTGTCGCTGAATGTAGCGTTCAGTAACGAGTTTGACACTGTCCGGGTGGAGAAATTCGCGAAAATCATGATGGAGAATTTGGCCACGGGTCCTGCCAATGATATCAGCCAAACGATCATTCAAGTACTCAAATTTGTATTCATTATCGATAATGAAAATTCCAGATTGGGAATGCTCTACAATGAGCTCGAAGAATCGCTCTCGCTCCCGTAGATTCTCCTCGACCCTGGTTCTGTGGGTCATATCTATAGCATAAGCCAAGAACCCTTCCAATCCATCAGGAGACCGTATTTGCTGCGCATATGTTTCTACAGGAACATGTACTCCATCATTCCTGACAGCGCGAAGCGACAATGCCGATGGTTCAGCCCCATCAACAAGCTGGTCAAGCCCCCGACGAACCAGCCCCATTTGTTCAGAGGGAACAATATCGCGGATATGGGTTCCAGAAGGAACATTGTTCATCTGAAGGAGCTGCAGAGCAGCCCTGTTTGCAAAAGTTATCTCAAGATTGGTATCGAAAGCAATGACTGGGAGACGTAGCGAATCGGCAATTCCAGTAAAGCGTTCAAAATCCTGAAGGCTGAGCGAATTGGACTGAGGTATCTGGCTATTCATTATTGGTATCCAACGGCGGGGTAAATCATGATGTAAATTCGACTGCTTACAACGAGGGGGCACATCTAATATTTCTTTGTGATATAACCTATTCCTACAGTTGAGTGAGTGAACTCAACTGGTTGAAACTTCTTTGTGATATAACACCCTTTGTATTAGCACTAATCGATTGAATCTATTAGCATATCATTCTAGACTTTTTTTTTCAAACTTCGACACGATCGCAATGAAAGCTGCTTCATGCCGGCAAGGCACCTGGCGATTTGAATCGTACGGTAACCTCAAGGCCTTCAGCAGGGCTTCCTGAAACTCGATCTCCAACAGATACGTGGGCGTCGTATTTCGCGGCCAACCGCCTAACCAAGTATAATCCAACGCCTCCAAACTGCCTACCCAACTCGAACACCTCCTTCTTGCCTCCATTCTTCAATCCAAGGCCGTTATCAGCAATCTTGAGTACAACCTCTTGATTCTCTTGATACCCTTTCATCCATACCTTCTTGTTCTGTTGGGGATTATGCTTCACAGCGTTCTCGAGAAGATTCCAAACCAGACTAGACACTGCTTTATCTGCTATGATAGGAACTCTGTTCTCAAAGCCATCTATTTCAACTTCAACATCGTATTGCGCAGTCAGAATATCAATTTGTGCCGAAATGATGGAGCTCAAATCAACTGGATAAGGAGGTGTGTCTTTTTCGGATTCGGATTGTCGAATTTTGGAGATGAGTTCCAAGCATCTCTTAGCGCCATCCAAGAGGTACTGTTGGCCTCTCTCAACCATGTCCGGATGGGTTTCCGGATCACAGAGATCGGCGCCTGCAATAATCAA contains these protein-coding regions:
- a CDS encoding amidohydrolase, whose amino-acid sequence is MNNPESTLIRHGYVLTMNPKREIIPDGAVYIEGNKIKWVGKTEDSSVYKPELTIDANNMLVMPGLIDTHVHLAQAMIRGMADDVSLVDWLKKYVWVLQGNYTEEDGRASAELCMAEMIRTGTTSFLECMIHTRYGFNGIAEAVEEIGMRAALSKIIMDSTGYADSPDIMYPGMVEEKDECLDETAEMLSRWHGKADGRIQVWYGLRSLGAVTPSLFKEVARLADEHDTRMTMHLGEVEDDVRYVRNEYDMGLTEFAEEQGLLGPDMVFAHGVHLSDKDLDRLAKTKTNLSHCPASNTKLASGFARVPEMLERGIPVSLGCDGGPSNNTYDMVREMRLAALVHKAVVDDPLVMSAEDVIEMATLGGAVAMGIDDKVGSLEKGKLADIILVDMDGLSLTPSVNPVSNLVYSGCGTNVDTVLVNGRILMQDKELLTLDEEAVKQKARRRAVDLMERAEITVEPKWPTR
- a CDS encoding PAS domain S-box protein, with amino-acid sequence MNSQIPQSNSLSLQDFERFTGIADSLRLPVIAFDTNLEITFANRAALQLLQMNNVPSGTHIRDIVPSEQMGLVRRGLDQLVDGAEPSALSLRAVRNDGVHVPVETYAQQIRSPDGLEGFLAYAIDMTHRTRVEENLRERERFFELIVEHSQSGIFIIDNEYKFEYLNDRLADIIGRTRGQILHHDFREFLHPDSVKLVTERYIQRQQGEKVPQTYEFKVLHSDGSPRDVRITSTTMKGRDSSIKTVAQIIDITSEKESKRALERSERKYRTLVETMEDGLGIDNENGIVTYANEKLLRMTDKTWDEIVGHGTHELFHSWTPTIAKKKANGRRKGETEHYEANLVHKSGRLIPVMVSASPLFDEKNEYQGSFAIITDISDLKEAEAEVRFLLDLLLHDIGNQLQLILAGADLCRTDSPPELVNKARNYVNDGASRCLELITKIRNAEAAKAEPLKPVDLIDALESEMKLVSREYDVNVQTENLPDSAIVKADTALVHLLWNLLENAAKHNNSEDSRIWVSCERANGRFILHIADNGPGLENKKKVALFNSERRFGGVGLHLVNRLADKYDAHLSVEDRIEGKHDEGLRVSIAFAVPN